A single genomic interval of Rhodothermales bacterium harbors:
- the aspS gene encoding aspartate--tRNA ligase — METPRTEQKTTVDTHGERTHTCGALRDEHVGQTVTLKGWVDTRRDLGGVIFIDMRDRHGLTQIVFSPQDNAGAYAAAERLRTEDVISVQGAVRPRSEETINLKLPTGKVEVRVSGLLTLNHAEPIPFQVSAHEEKRKLANEELRLRYRYLDLRRPELQRNLVIRHRLCQIVRRVFDQHGFLEIETPVLMKSTPEGARDFLVPSRLNPGQFYALPQSPQTYKQILMVAGLDRYFQIVKCFRDEDLRADRQPEFTQVDVEITFATEAIVQRIIEDLITTVWREIKGVELTTPFQRMPYAEAMSRYGSDKPDLRFGLEIHDLSDAFQGSGFRVFDSVLETGGKIVGIRVPGEGDRGRGAMDRLDKEFVRKRLGAGGLVYFKLPSDGSETFASVKADVLPTASVDRALATIGAETGDLVLVLAGKAPKVYEQMGALRLEMARELNLLPEGDQGPWAFLWVTDFPLLEWSEEDKRYVAMHHPFTSPHPEDMETMFDNPGATRARAYDLVLNGNEVGGGSIRIHNRDIQNQMFRLLNINEEEAERRFGFLLGAFTYGAPPHGGIALGLDRLTMLLAGTENIRDVIAFPKTQTGQELMVSSPDTVDERQLKELHIRVALPEKKS; from the coding sequence ATGGAAACACCCCGAACCGAACAAAAAACGACTGTCGATACCCACGGCGAGCGTACCCACACCTGCGGCGCGCTGCGCGACGAGCACGTCGGGCAGACGGTGACCCTGAAGGGTTGGGTCGATACGCGGCGCGACCTGGGCGGGGTGATCTTCATCGACATGCGCGATCGCCACGGCCTGACGCAGATCGTCTTTTCGCCCCAGGACAACGCCGGAGCCTACGCCGCCGCCGAGCGGCTGCGGACGGAAGATGTCATCTCCGTCCAGGGCGCCGTTCGCCCGCGCTCCGAGGAGACCATCAACCTCAAGCTGCCCACTGGCAAGGTCGAGGTGCGCGTTTCCGGCCTGCTCACCCTCAACCACGCCGAACCTATCCCTTTCCAGGTCTCGGCCCATGAGGAGAAGCGCAAGCTGGCGAACGAGGAGCTGCGTCTGCGCTACCGGTACCTGGACCTCCGCCGGCCCGAACTCCAGCGCAACCTCGTCATCCGCCATCGGCTCTGCCAGATCGTGCGCCGCGTGTTCGACCAGCACGGTTTCCTCGAAATCGAGACGCCGGTACTGATGAAATCGACCCCGGAAGGGGCGCGCGACTTCCTCGTGCCGAGCCGGCTCAACCCGGGGCAGTTCTACGCCCTGCCGCAGTCCCCGCAGACGTACAAGCAGATCCTGATGGTAGCCGGCCTCGACCGCTACTTCCAGATCGTCAAGTGCTTCCGCGACGAAGACCTGCGCGCCGACCGCCAGCCCGAATTCACCCAGGTCGACGTCGAGATCACCTTCGCCACCGAGGCCATCGTCCAGCGCATCATCGAAGACCTGATCACGACCGTCTGGCGCGAGATCAAGGGCGTCGAGCTGACGACGCCGTTCCAGCGTATGCCGTACGCCGAGGCCATGTCCCGCTACGGCAGCGATAAACCGGATCTCCGCTTCGGCCTCGAAATCCACGACCTGAGCGACGCCTTCCAGGGCAGCGGCTTCCGCGTGTTCGACAGTGTGCTGGAGACGGGCGGCAAGATCGTCGGCATCCGGGTGCCCGGCGAGGGCGACCGGGGGCGCGGCGCGATGGACCGGCTCGACAAGGAGTTTGTCCGCAAGCGCCTCGGCGCCGGCGGCCTCGTCTATTTCAAGCTGCCTTCCGACGGATCCGAGACCTTCGCCTCGGTGAAGGCGGATGTGCTCCCCACCGCGTCGGTGGATCGGGCCCTCGCGACGATCGGCGCGGAAACGGGCGATCTGGTGCTCGTCCTCGCCGGCAAGGCACCCAAAGTGTACGAACAGATGGGCGCCCTGCGCCTCGAGATGGCGCGCGAACTCAACCTGCTCCCCGAGGGCGACCAGGGTCCGTGGGCCTTCCTGTGGGTGACGGACTTCCCGCTCCTCGAGTGGTCGGAGGAAGACAAACGCTACGTGGCCATGCACCACCCCTTCACGTCGCCCCACCCGGAAGACATGGAGACGATGTTCGACAACCCCGGCGCGACGCGCGCCCGGGCGTACGACCTCGTGCTGAACGGCAACGAAGTCGGCGGCGGCTCGATCCGGATCCACAACCGCGACATCCAGAACCAGATGTTCCGGCTCCTGAACATCAACGAAGAGGAGGCGGAGCGACGCTTCGGGTTCCTGCTGGGCGCGTTCACCTACGGCGCCCCGCCCCACGGCGGCATCGCGCTGGGGCTGGACCGCCTGACCATGCTCCTCGCCGGCACGGAAAACATCCGCGACGTCATCGCCTTCCCGAAGACCCAGACGGGGCAGGAACTGATGGTGTCTTCACCCGACACCGTCGACGAACGCCAGCTCAAGGAACTGCATATCCGGGTGGCGCTGCCGGAGAAAAAATCGTAA